The Methanoregula sp. UBA64 region GGCTTATGAACCCGACTGCTGCAAGAGCATCGGAGCCAAGCCCTGCAACCCAGATTGCGTTTACCACGTTGTAACTGGACATCAGGAGCATGGCGATGATCAGCGGTGCTGACAGGCTGATGATCGCTTTTTTCGGATTGCCGGTCAGGATCCCGACGCCTTCGGTCGTGCCCGTGGCGCATCCCGTGACGGGATCGTTTTTTTTATGTTGAAAAAAGGAGGTGAACATAGGGATGTTCACTCGTGCCTCAGCGCGTCGATCGGGTTGAGGTTTGCTGCCTGCCAGGCCGGGTACACTGCACAGACAATGCAGATGAGGATCCCAAAGCTGACGCCCTCGACCACGTAGTAGAGGCTTGCAAGGGTGAAGATGTACTCCGTGGTGCCAAGCATCATGGCACTTACCACGTACCCTCCGCCAAAACTGAGCAGACCCCCGATCAGGCTCCCGGTAACCCCGATGATTGCAGCTTCATAGATGAACATGCTCATCACCTCTTTTTTCTGGGTACCGATGCTGCGCATGATCCCGATCTCTTTTATCCGCTCATTCACGGACATCATCATGATGTTGAAGATCGAGACACCGGCAACGAGCATTGAGATCCCGCCGATCGCAGTCACGAATGTTGTCACCGTCCCAAACGTCGCGTAGATGGTTGAGAGCGTTGCCTTGCTGTCGGTTACTGAAACGGTCTTGTCTTTCGTGTTCCGGTTGAGCTGTTTTTCGATCGTGGTCTTGACATCGGCGGTATCGCCGTCGCTGACCTTGACGACAACCTCGTTGAGCTCGTCATCGGTCGTACCGAAGGCATTCTCGAACCAGTCCTTGGTTACCACAAGGGCACTGTCGGTGCTGATATCGAAGCTCATGCCCCGTTCCTTGATGATCCCGGATACCCTGAGCGTGCCGTACTCGCCATCCTTACCAATGGTGATCCGCGACCCCACTTTGACATCATGGTCCTTTGCAAACGTCGATCCAACAAGGCAGGCTGAATTTCCGCTCGGGTAATCCCCGGCTTCAAGATCCTTGAGCAGGTCTTTTATATCGTCCTGGGGCAGTCCGTACATGCTCGCAACGATATCGTCGCTGCCCACCCCCACTTTCATGTGGGCGGATTTTTGCATGACCGGAATCGCCACGTTCGGGGCGACTGCCCGTTTGATCTTCTGGTAGTTCTGATCGGTCAGGTACAGATCGGAGGATGATCCGCCACCTCCCCCGCCTCCCGGACCCATGCCCCCGCTGCCAGCGTAGGGAGTTACAATCACGCTGTCCCCGACCGAAGACAGACTCGAACTGATAGATTGCGACATGCTGTTTCCCAGGATTCCCATGGACGCGATGGCGACGACACCAATAAGGATCCCGAGCATCGCAAGGGTCGACCGGAGCATATGGAGCCGGATGTTCCGTTTTGAGATCTCCCAGAATATCCCGCTCATGATACAATTCTCCCGTCAACGATCCGGATCGTCCGCTCGGTGTACTCCGCGACATGGGGATCGTGGGTAACGACAATGATCGTTGACCCGTTTTTGTGCAGATCCGTCATGAGATCCATGATGCTTGCCCCGGTCTTTGAATCGAGATTGCCGGTCGGTTCGTCGCAGAGCAGGATATCCGGCTCGTTGATGAGCGCCCGGGCGATTGCAACCCGCTGCTGCTGGCCGCCCGAGAGTTCGAGCGGCGTGTGGGTGTAGAGGTGCTCGTCCAGCTGGACCGCATGCAGGACCTCGATTGCCTTTTTTTCGTCCACCTGTGCCTGGCTCTTGAGCATCTGGGGGAAACTGACGTTCTCGATGATGTTCAGGAGCGGGAAGAGGTTGAAGTACTGGAAGATGAACCCGATCCGGTCCCGCCGCAGGTTGGTGAGTTCGGTATCGCTCATGTCGCGGGTGCGGAGGCCGGAGATGAATATATCCCCGCTCGTAGGCGTATCAAGGCAACCCATCATGGTCAGAAGGGTGGACTTGCCGGAACCGGAGGGTCCCATGATCGAGATGAACTCCCCGTGGTCTACTTCAAAGGAGATGTGATCGAGTGCCGTCACATCCCCGGACTTGAGCGGGTAGATCTTTACGACATCCTTAAACTGGATGACCGGTGCCATGAAGGGGCCTCACTGCTTCCGGATCTTTCTGGTGTAGACATACCAGCCGCCGGCTCCCAGTACAATCAGGAGGATGATGCCCGGGATGACAAACGATGTGCCTCCCTGCTGGTTCTTTGAATTGGTTACGGTCGCCTGGCTCAGGCTCACCATCTGTCCGGATGAGAGGAGGTTCCCGTCGGAGTCCTTGTAGGAGACCTGAAGCGGAACACTGGACTCTCCGCTGGCGGCAAACGTTACTTCGAAGCTGCCGAAATCGTCAGGCTTTAAAGCACCGATCACGTAGGTTTTGTACGGGTCCTGGGGGACTGCCGGTGAGAGAGATGTTACGGTTACGCCGTTTGCTGTGGTAAGGCCGGCATTGGTCACATCACCGGTGACATGGTAGACACCATCCGTAAGTTTCACTTCGATATTGCTGATCTCGGGACTTGCCTGTTTCTTGTCGGTCCCGAAGATTATCGGAAGAGTCTGGGTCACCGAGTGGTGGTTGTCCCCGTTATCGTAGGTAACCTTCAGGGTAAGTGTAGTCTCTTTATCCGGAGTAACCGCGATTGTCACGTTGGTCGCGGTGTTGGCAGCCAGCCACCCGATGTACTGCTCGGAGGGGGTGACGGTCGCGCCGTCGCCGGTAACATCAAGAACGACATTTTTTACCGAGTTTCCGCGGGGGTTTGCAATCTGGACATTGATCGAGTCCTTCTTGCCCTGCGTGAACGTATCCGGCTGGTTAATGACACTCACGATGAGGGGGGAATTATCCACCTTGACCGGTGTCCGGTAATACAGGCTGCCGGCATCCCGGAAGTCAACCGAGAAGGTTGGGTAGTACGTTCCGTCATTTTCCGTGGTTACAACATCGAACACGTACGTCCGGGTCTGGAGCGGACCGATATTTGACGAGGTGTCGTACGTCCCGCTCGTGAGCTGGATCTCCTTGTTCCCAAAAGATGCATGGTTGACCATGATCCCCTGCTGGGAAGCATCCGATGACGTGGTATTACTGCTGCCACTGTTCGCATTGCCGTTAGTGACCGAAAAGGTCACGGTAGCCTTGTCCCCGGTGAAGAGGGTTCCCGGATCTATAGTGACATTCGATATATAGACTTTGCCCGCCGCGGTAAGCGAATCCGATGTGGTGTACCCGCTTACCGGCAGCACAAGGGCACAGGCGGCAAACAGCACGCACAGGATAACTACGGAGCCGATCCGGAATGTGGTGCGGGAAGGGAGACCGCCCTTCTTCTGGTTACTGTTCAAGAGATCGGCAGGCAGTACCGGTAGAGCCGTTCCTGCCTTGGAGATGTGACATATTCTCATTCGCACTTCCTCAATTGAGTAGTTAATTTTTTTACTACTTTTCCTGTTAAGTGTACCTTACATTGTTATAAATTTTATTGCGCAAGTAGTAAAATTATTAACAACACGGGGATCATAACTAGTTCATGGGCGGCATCTCCTCGGCTCTGGTTAAATCGCTTGGCGAACTCGGGCTTTCTACGTATGAAGCAAGTGTCTATGCGGCACTGGTGATGTTCGACAATGCAGAGGCAAAAGATCTTGTCGAGTACCTCGCTATCTCAAAGCCAAGCGTGTACGAGGCACTGGATCGCCTGGCCGAGAGGGGACTTGCCGTAAAACGGGTTACAAAGCCGGCACGGTACAGCGCCATCTCCCCGCAGATGGCTGTTGACCTGCTCATGGACAACCACAGGAAATCCGCTGACCGGGCGCGGGCGGAGCTGGAAAAACTGGAAAAAGAGACCGCGAGAAGCGAGAAAGAAGATGCACTCTGGACCATCTACGGCGAGAAAAATATCGAGTACAAGATCCGCGATCTCTTCGGGAAGGCAACAAAACAGATCCGGTGCATGATCGGGGAGCGGTATCTTCCCGTCATTGAGACCATCCGGATAGATGATATTTCCCTTCATCTCATGGTGGTATCCGACGCACCGGGGCTCGAAAAGAGACTGCGCAAACAGTTCCCGGGCAGGAATGCAGAAATTTATGTGATCAGCCCGGAACGGTTTGCAATTTCTCCAAAGGATGCATCGCCGGAATTCGAGGAGATCCATAAACTCATGAAAGTCGAAAACCTTCTCGAACTGATCGTTGACGATGAGGAACTCCTGATGGTACCGCCGTTTTTTTCCGGCACGGTATCTGTCCTGAATACCAAAAACAAGGGTGCGGTCTTCCACATGAAAACCATGAGCCGGATCATGTGGAAACGGCTGCTGGAAGGCGAGGGTGAGGGTGCGTTTCCCTTTCCCCCGCCACCATTCTCTCACCGGAAAGACAGGCCGAAAACCACCAAAAAATAACGTTCCGGTTTACAACGCCGCGTTCTGGTACATGATCTTCTCGGCGCCGCTTGCGAATTTTGCCGTAACAATCACGTTGTTCGTGCCCGATGTCCCAGCATAGGTCCCGCTCGCTCCCGCACCGGTACCAAGCGTGCCGGCAGCCGCACCGTTGACCGCGACCGCAAGCGACGATACGTCTCCCGCACTGCAGGTACTGGTCATGACCTGGAGACGGATGGACGAGCCCGCCCGGCTCCCGGTAATTGCAATGGTACAGGTCGGCTGGGTGGGAGCTGCGACCGCGGTGCCTGAAGACGATGAGGATATCGCGGCACTCTCCGGAAGACCCGGGGTCTCCACCGGGGTGGTGAGGACGACTGCGACCAGGATAACGACAACAACAACCAGGACCCCGATGACAAGATACGGGACAAGGGGATTTTTCTTTTTTAGTAGAGCCCGGCAGGTCGGGCAGACCGTACGGGCGGCGTCAAAAGAGGCACCGCAGTGAGGACAGGTTTTCTGTGTCATTTGTCAATCGGTTATATTTCATGATTAATACGGATTGCTGCATGCATCCCGGATGCCGGGCGGCAGGGATGACAGGAAAGCCGAACCATAAAAAAAGAAAATTTTTAGAGGACCGGGCTGACGGACGGGACCTGTGTCATCGTCACGTACGAAGTCAGCAGGTAGGCCGCAAGGATCAGGATGATGACGAGCGGGATGAGGATTGCTATTACAACCGCGGCAATCGCTTTACCCGTGCTGAGCTCGTGGAGGTCGCGGACGCCAAGCGCCCAGAGCACGACCGACCAGAGGCCAAAGAGGATGCTGATAACCGGGATCCAGCCGAGGAGCAGGCTCGGGGTGCTCCCGTAGATGACCGCGTTCATGGTCTGGCCGATTCCTTTCCTGCCGCCAAAGAGATAGACCCAGAGGTGGAGCCAGGCCGCAAAGATGAGCGTGAAGATAAACTCGGCAACGAGCACGATAAAGAAGACGAGGATGGGCAGGGAGACCCCGGCGGGCATGCCGGTATACATCGGGAGGGGCAGGATCGCAGCGACAATCGCAGAAAGGATGGCATTGATCAGAACGAGGATGGCAAAATACGGCAGGGATGTCTCCATGTCGTCTGCCTTCGACTTCTGGAATGTCTCGCCCGGATTCAGGATGAACCCTTTGACTTTCTCCACAAACGAATCTAACATACGTTCCGGGTACAGCACGAATTTATTTAAAATGCGGCGATCCGCGAAAAATCCGTAAACAACGGCAGACATTTTGCCGGGTGGAGGGCGTGTCGAAACCAGAATTTATCCCCATTGAATCCTGCCATCTGTTTTAAAAAAACGCAGAAGAGTCCCAGGAGCCATCATCTACGCGGGGCGGTCCCCCGCTCATGTGCTCCCCCTAGCGAAACGGGTGCAGCCGTGCCACCCGTTGAGCGCGAGGGGGCCGGGGGGCGAGTGCTCGCGTTTGTCAGGACTGTGCGGTTCTTTCTTCGTGAACGAGGGGCCCGGACTTCCCCGGCAAAAACGTCGCTCACATCCGTTCGAGCGCCCGCATGCTTGCGACCGCCCCGTCAAACGTGCTGACCTCCACGACCGCGCTCGCGTTCCTCTCCTTCATTGCGGCAAGCACCGGGAGAAAATCGATCGTCCCCTCCCCCACCGGGCTGTGGCTGTCGGTCTTCCCGTTGTTGTCGTGGAGGTGCAGGTGACAGAACGGGGCCGCGAGAAATGCCGGCAGGCAGCCGTTGAGATACGCATGGCCTACATCGAGCGTGAGCCCGAAATCGCCGGCACCTGCGAGATCGTCCGGTGTCCGGAGCAGAAAGAAGTTCATGCCCGCCATGTTCTCGAACGAGAACGCTGCCGAATATTCCCGGGCGGCAGCGGCAAGGTCTTTGCAGGACTGCCGGAACTGCCGCAGGGCAGCCTCACGCTCGTTTGCCCACGCAAAGTAGCCCGGGTGGATGACAACCGGCGCATCGATCGCAGCGGCAGCGGACAGGCAGTCGGAAAGAATCCCGATGCTTGCCCGCCGGATCGGCTCGAAGACCGAGGCGATATTGAGGCCGTGGAACGGGGCGTGGACGGAGTAGTGCGCCGGGTAACTTTCCAGCAGATCCGTACCGGGGAGAACGTGGAGGCCCTCGTCCATGATCTCGATCCTTTCGTTAACCTCGAGCAGCCGCACCAGGGCCGCATCGAGCGGCGTGTCGCTGAGGCAAAAAGTCGAGATCCCGATCATTACGGTGAACGGTAGCGCCGCGAATACAAAAACATATGGTTCCTGCCCGGTCAGGGAACGAGAAGAAGACCGGGGTGGCGGCCGGTGAGCGAGCGTCCGCCGCCGGGCGTTACGGCAAAGGTGTTCTCGATCCCGACCAGGCCCACGTCCTTTATCCCCTTCTTTGGCTCGACTGCAAAGACCATCCCTTCTTCGAGCGGCTCGTCAAAACCTTTCGCAATGACCGGCGCCTCGTCGATCAAAAGCCCGATCCCGTGGCCGAGGAACTTTACCGTGTCCCTGCCATAGCCCATGAAATTTTCTAAAAATGCCGGTTCGAGGCCGCTTACGATCTCTTCGTAGATCGCGGACGGGACCGCGCCGGGCCGGAGGCGTTGTGCCACCTCGTTCTGGATCTCCACGCACTGCTCGTGAACTTTTATTGCCGCATCCGGGATCGGTTCCCTGAACATGTACGAGAGGGTCTTGTCGGTCTGGTAGCCCTCGACCCCGCAGCCAATATCGATCACCACCAGGTCGCCGGGTTTAAGTTTCCGGTTCCGGCTCCCGGACATCGGCACGGAAGGGTGCAACCCCGCGATCCCGCCGGGCGTGTCCACGCAGGTCGGGCAGATCGAGCTCGTCCCGAAGTTGATCTGGCCAAGGAGCATCTCGTTCCACATCCCAAAGCGTATGATCCCCTGGTGGCCTTCCCGCACCATCACCGCGTAGAGCGCGGTACTGAGTTCCACTTCGTCCATTCCCTCGTGCATGAGGCCCGGTGCAAGGTCTTCGAGCACGCGGCGGTGGATCGCCCCGGCCCGCTCCATGAGCGCAAACTCGTACGGGCTCTTTTTCGCCCGGACCGCGGAGACCTGCATGTCGAGGCCGCGAAACCCTCCGCAGGCGAAATGCTTCTGCATCCGCTGGTACTGGACGAGCGTGACCGTGTCGAGTTCGAGGTGGACGGGTTTCTCCTTTTTACCGCCCGCCGCGGCAATGTCCCGGTAGCTCGTCATCGGCCGGATATCCGGGAATTCCGACTCGGATACTGCCCGCTCGAAACTCTTTCTTACCCAGAAGACCGCGTCGCCATTGCGCGGGATAACCAGAAGGCCGTCCTGGATCGTGCCGGTGAAATAGTAGAGGTTGATCTTTTCGGTGATCGCAGCCGTCTCCCAGTCGGGACAGTCGCTGTCCATCCGGTCCCGGAACCGGGCCATGCGGAGGGAAAGTTCGCTCTGCGGGACGCTCATGTGTGTCAATACTAGTGGCCGGCCGCGGTATTTAGTGGTGAGGGCGCACGGGAAACGGGGGGATAACGGCACGGTTTTCTTTTTCTAATCGTCCCCCGGATAAAAACAGCCGGAATAAATAGGGGAAAATACTTACCTTCCGGTTCGTTGTGCTGCAATGAAAAAATTCCGGTTGCTCGTTATCTGTGCCCTCGCGATCTGTCTCTTTCTTGTGGTTATTGCCCTGAATTTTCCTGACGCAGTCCCGGGCTTTGCCTCACATACAACCCCCGAGGTCTATCTTCTTTATGCCTCGTCGGGCTCCCTGCCCCAGCTGCTCAACACCGGCCAGATCGATGCGTTTTTGATCTGGGAACCAATTGTCTCAAACGCGGAGCTCTCGGGGATCGGAAAACGGATCGCGGTCCCGGCCGATCTTCCCCCGCCCGGGAAATGGAACAATGCCGCCATCAACGTCATGATCCTCAGAAAGGACACCATCGCAGAGTACCCCGATGCCACTTCGCTCCTCTCGGCTTTGACGATTGCAGCGATCAACCGCACACAGGAGGACCCGGCCCTTGCCGAGAACATCTCGGCCGCATGGGTCTTCGGGAACGCACCGATCCTCACCCCGGTCGGATCCCTTGAACCCCTCACGGTGGAACAGCACTCGTTTGAGAACATGGAGTTTACGGCAACCGCTGTTCCCGTGGAGTCCGGTGTTGTGGCAAGCGTGGCAGCGTCCGTG contains the following coding sequences:
- a CDS encoding M24 family metallopeptidase; protein product: MSVPQSELSLRMARFRDRMDSDCPDWETAAITEKINLYYFTGTIQDGLLVIPRNGDAVFWVRKSFERAVSESEFPDIRPMTSYRDIAAAGGKKEKPVHLELDTVTLVQYQRMQKHFACGGFRGLDMQVSAVRAKKSPYEFALMERAGAIHRRVLEDLAPGLMHEGMDEVELSTALYAVMVREGHQGIIRFGMWNEMLLGQINFGTSSICPTCVDTPGGIAGLHPSVPMSGSRNRKLKPGDLVVIDIGCGVEGYQTDKTLSYMFREPIPDAAIKVHEQCVEIQNEVAQRLRPGAVPSAIYEEIVSGLEPAFLENFMGYGRDTVKFLGHGIGLLIDEAPVIAKGFDEPLEEGMVFAVEPKKGIKDVGLVGIENTFAVTPGGGRSLTGRHPGLLLVP
- a CDS encoding COG1361 S-layer family protein, which encodes MRICHISKAGTALPVLPADLLNSNQKKGGLPSRTTFRIGSVVILCVLFAACALVLPVSGYTTSDSLTAAGKVYISNVTIDPGTLFTGDKATVTFSVTNGNANSGSSNTTSSDASQQGIMVNHASFGNKEIQLTSGTYDTSSNIGPLQTRTYVFDVVTTENDGTYYPTFSVDFRDAGSLYYRTPVKVDNSPLIVSVINQPDTFTQGKKDSINVQIANPRGNSVKNVVLDVTGDGATVTPSEQYIGWLAANTATNVTIAVTPDKETTLTLKVTYDNGDNHHSVTQTLPIIFGTDKKQASPEISNIEVKLTDGVYHVTGDVTNAGLTTANGVTVTSLSPAVPQDPYKTYVIGALKPDDFGSFEVTFAASGESSVPLQVSYKDSDGNLLSSGQMVSLSQATVTNSKNQQGGTSFVIPGIILLIVLGAGGWYVYTRKIRKQ
- a CDS encoding ABC transporter permease; amino-acid sequence: MSGIFWEISKRNIRLHMLRSTLAMLGILIGVVAIASMGILGNSMSQSISSSLSSVGDSVIVTPYAGSGGMGPGGGGGGGSSSDLYLTDQNYQKIKRAVAPNVAIPVMQKSAHMKVGVGSDDIVASMYGLPQDDIKDLLKDLEAGDYPSGNSACLVGSTFAKDHDVKVGSRITIGKDGEYGTLRVSGIIKERGMSFDISTDSALVVTKDWFENAFGTTDDELNEVVVKVSDGDTADVKTTIEKQLNRNTKDKTVSVTDSKATLSTIYATFGTVTTFVTAIGGISMLVAGVSIFNIMMMSVNERIKEIGIMRSIGTQKKEVMSMFIYEAAIIGVTGSLIGGLLSFGGGYVVSAMMLGTTEYIFTLASLYYVVEGVSFGILICIVCAVYPAWQAANLNPIDALRHE
- a CDS encoding YIP1 family protein: MLDSFVEKVKGFILNPGETFQKSKADDMETSLPYFAILVLINAILSAIVAAILPLPMYTGMPAGVSLPILVFFIVLVAEFIFTLIFAAWLHLWVYLFGGRKGIGQTMNAVIYGSTPSLLLGWIPVISILFGLWSVVLWALGVRDLHELSTGKAIAAVVIAILIPLVIILILAAYLLTSYVTMTQVPSVSPVL
- a CDS encoding TrmB family transcriptional regulator, producing the protein MGGISSALVKSLGELGLSTYEASVYAALVMFDNAEAKDLVEYLAISKPSVYEALDRLAERGLAVKRVTKPARYSAISPQMAVDLLMDNHRKSADRARAELEKLEKETARSEKEDALWTIYGEKNIEYKIRDLFGKATKQIRCMIGERYLPVIETIRIDDISLHLMVVSDAPGLEKRLRKQFPGRNAEIYVISPERFAISPKDASPEFEEIHKLMKVENLLELIVDDEELLMVPPFFSGTVSVLNTKNKGAVFHMKTMSRIMWKRLLEGEGEGAFPFPPPPFSHRKDRPKTTKK
- a CDS encoding ABC transporter ATP-binding protein, with the translated sequence MAPVIQFKDVVKIYPLKSGDVTALDHISFEVDHGEFISIMGPSGSGKSTLLTMMGCLDTPTSGDIFISGLRTRDMSDTELTNLRRDRIGFIFQYFNLFPLLNIIENVSFPQMLKSQAQVDEKKAIEVLHAVQLDEHLYTHTPLELSGGQQQRVAIARALINEPDILLCDEPTGNLDSKTGASIMDLMTDLHKNGSTIIVVTHDPHVAEYTERTIRIVDGRIVS
- a CDS encoding sugar phosphate isomerase/epimerase family protein, whose product is MIGISTFCLSDTPLDAALVRLLEVNERIEIMDEGLHVLPGTDLLESYPAHYSVHAPFHGLNIASVFEPIRRASIGILSDCLSAAAAIDAPVVIHPGYFAWANEREAALRQFRQSCKDLAAAAREYSAAFSFENMAGMNFFLLRTPDDLAGAGDFGLTLDVGHAYLNGCLPAFLAAPFCHLHLHDNNGKTDSHSPVGEGTIDFLPVLAAMKERNASAVVEVSTFDGAVASMRALERM